The nucleotide sequence CACTGCAAACATGCACAGGGAGTGCATACGAAGATCATCACATTCGTGCAAGAGAAGCAAAATCTATTCCACCTCCCACAACACAACTTCATGACCATACAATAAACAAGTTATTGTTTTTTTGCATTGCAAAAAAAATTACAAAATCGTAATCAAGAAAAATATTATTCACAAACTTGTTTCACACAACGCCCTGCTCACCGCAAAAAGAAAACAAATTCCATCTGCAAACCATCGGACTCATCCCTGACCGGATCTGCGTTCCATTGCAGAGGAGAAAGATTCCCTTATTTTCACAATTCCCCCTTGACGCTTTTGCTGGAAGGTATAACAGTAGGATCAGTTCATAAAAAGGATCGAGCAAGACAAAAAAGCCCCTCCTGAAATCTTCCATAATATCTAACAGCATGGAGTTGTTGAGAACAATGAAACAGAAGCATGTTATTCAACGATTAAGTATGATGGCGATTTTCGCGCTCTGTTTTTTTCTGCTGACAATGCCAGCAGGAGCAGCGAATCAGGAAAACGATATTGCGATGCTGGATCGCTCTGCCAAGGCGTTCAGCTCTGTTGTTCGAAAAGCCGGGCCAGCGGTCGTCTATATCGGGGTGGAGAAAACAAACAAAACCTTTAACGGACATGGCCAACTGGACATGTTCAACGATCCCTTTTTCGAACATTTTTTCGGAAAAAAATTTGATCGCTTTCGTCAGGAACCAAGCCCGTTTAAGCAGCACGGAGCGGGTTCCGGTTTTATTATCTCCAAAGACGGCCTGATCATGACAAATAATCATGTGGTCGATGATGCCGATACCATCAGAGTCAGACTTGCTGACAAGCGGGAATTCACAGCCTCAGTAGTAGGGACCGATCCCCAGTCCGATGTCGCCCTGATTAAAATCGACGGAAAAAATTTACCCACCCTGCCCTTAGGAGATTCCAATAAACTGGAAGTCGGCGAATGGGTCATAGCCATCGGCAGCCCCTTTGAGCTCAGCCAAACGGTCACCGTTGGCGTGGTTTCTGCCAAGGGCCGTTCCCGAATGGGAATTAACGACTATGAAAATTTCATCCAGACAGATGCCGCTATCAATCCGGGCAACTCAGGTGGCCCGCTGCTCAATATTCATGGCAAGGTGGTGGGGATAAATACGGCTATTTTCTCCCGCAGTGGGGGCTATATGGGAATCGGCTTTGCCATCCCTATCAATATGGCCACGTCTGTTGAAGAACAGCTGCGCAGCAACGGCAAGGTGACGCGCGGATGGTTGGGGCTGGCCATTCAGGAAATGAACGAAGACCTTGCCCGGTCCTTTGGCGTAAACAAGGCAGAAGGAATTCTGGTTGCCGAGGTAACCAAGGGCTCACCGGCAGAAAAAGCAGGCATCCAGCAGGGCGATATCCTCCTCTCCCTGAATAACGACAAGGTCATTGACGTTACCGCCCTGCGCAATCGCATCGCCATGACCCCTCCGGGCAGCAAGGTAAGCCTGCAGATTTTCCGGGAGGGAAGAAAAAAAGAGATACCTGTTATTATCGCTGAGCAACCAGCCAATTTCAGCCGGGTCACCAGGATGCGCTCAAGAAAAAACAACAGTTCGCTTCTCGACAATATGGGCCTGACCCTGCAGGAACTGACGCCAGAGCTTGCCAAACAATTCGGTTATGCTGAAGAACAAGGCATTCTTATCACTCAAGTTGCTCCAGATACCCCTGCGGACAGTGTCGGCATGCAGGCGGGACAACTTATTGAGGAGGTGAACAGAGTACGGGTACATAACATGGCTGAGTTGAAAAAAGCGGTCAAAAAAGGAAAGGATCCCAACCAGCTTCTCCTGCGTATTCGAGCCGGAGAGTACAGCAAGTACATGGTCTTGCGGGTCGATAAGTAGCCAACCATTGCACCAAACTATTACACGCGCTCTTGGGCTGCTGGCCCAAGAGCGTTCCTCTTTCTCATTGCCATTTTTTATGTCTACGACTTCCTCTCTTGATCCCCCCATCAATTCCTTGGCAGAGCTTAGCGCTGCTGTCTGTCAATTTGCCGAACAACGCGATTGGGACCAATTTCATAACCCGAAGAATCTCTCTATGGCCCTTATTGTTGAAGCGGCTGAACTGGTGGAACATTTCCAATGGCTGACCCGCCAGGAAAGCAGCCATCTCAACGGAGAACAACAAGATGCAGTGGCCATGGAAATGGCCGATGTACTCATCTATCTCGTGCGGATGGCAGAACGGCTGGATATTAACCTGTTAGATGCTGCCCGGAAAAAGCTGGTGCTCAATGGCAAAAAATATCCGGTTGAGCAGGCCAAAGGGAGGGCGGATAAATACACCCATTATCAAACTCAAACCGGGAAGAATCGTTGACCGCAGTATGCGGACAGGCAGCCTCCTTTTTTCTCCCCCACGAAAAAATCGCCTCCATAGAACCGCTGGGCGGGGGGATTGTCAACGATACCTGGCGCCTCACGCTTTCATCTGGGCAAAAATATATCCTTCAGCGGCTCAACCCATCAGTCTTCTCTGACCCTATTGCGGTTCAAGATAACCTGCGCAAGGTTACCAAGCATATCCACAGCCAGCTTCCAGCAGTACCTCAGTTACATGGTCGTGACTTTACCCTGTTCCGCCCTGTTACCAATGAGGCGGGAGCAATAAGCTACCAGGACAACAAGGGCGCTTATTGGCGCCTGCTTACCCATATTGATCATGCCCGCCCCCTGGATTCGATCTCCACGTCCAGCCAGGCCGAGGAGATCGGAGCCACCCTTGGCCTGTTTCACCAGCTCCTTGCCACCCTGCCCCTGGATTCTCTCACAGACCCGTTACCCGGTTTTCACAACACGCCGCTCTATCTTGCCCAATATGATCGGGTGCGCTTTGCTCCTCAAAATCCTGAGGTCGAGGATTGTCGACGTTTTATTGAGCAGCACCGGCAAGACGCCTTTCTTCTGGAGAATGCCCGCAAACATGGGAGCATAGGCCAACAGGTCATTCATGCTGACCCTAAAGTGGCCAATTTCCTCTTCTCCGCAGATAAAAAAAAGGCCATCAGCCTCATTGACCTGGATACAGTGAAACCCGGCCTCCTGCTCCACGATATCGGCGACTGCCTCCGCTCTTGCTGCAATCCCCTTGGGGAAGAGGTGGTGCACCCGGAGGAAATTCTCTTTCGGACCGATTTTTTTAGCGCTGCCGTGAACGGGTACCTGGAGACCGCTGCCGACCTGCTCAACTCTGGGGACAAGCGCCTCCTGATCGACAGTGTTTGGCTGATCAGCTTTGAGCTCGGCCTTCGTTTTTATAGCGATTATCTCGTCAATAACTGTTACTTTAAGATTGATTATCCAGAACAGAATCTCTTCCGGGCCCGAGTGCAGTTTGCCCTCGCGCGATCTATCAAACAGCAACATGACAGGCTATACGCATTGATCCAGCAGACCTCCCTGTAACTGAAAAGACGCAACATTCTTTATGAGTTAAACGGGCGCATCAAACCTGTTCGTCCACTGCGCATGAAAGACAAAAAGACGTACAAAAGGAAAAAGATGAAGAAAGGAATACAACAACATAATGGACTAAAAACTGGCATATCAATCTTCTCTCTTCTTGTCGTGCTGTTAGCTGGTGGCCTCCTGGTGCTCTTGGGTATATTCGGCACAAATCCAAACACCCCAGCTGGACACGAAGGATATGTTTATGAGAAGCCGAGAATATTCGGCAAAGGCGGCTTTCGTGGAGAACTCAAAGGGCCCTCAAATTACGGTATCTCGTTATGGAGGAACGAGGTCATGAATGTTGATTTCCGACCCAAGACCTATCCGGAAAATTTCAAGATCCTGGCCAAGGACGAGCTGAACATATCCTTCCGTTTTCAATCGATCATTAAAGTGAAGCCGGGAACCATCAGGACGGTTGTGGAGGATTACGCAGGCGATGCCTTTTATGAGCGCTATATCAAGGAGCCACTCAGGGCAATGGTACGCAAGCATGTTCAATATCTCAAAAGTCGTGAGATCAAGGAAAAACGAAAAGAGATAGCTGCGGCCGTGTCCACCGATCTTCAGGAACATCTCAAAGGAACACCCTTTATCCTGGTCTCCAGCGTTGTCGGTAATATCGATTACCCCCCTGTCGTTACCCAGGCCGTTGAAAAAAAACTGGCTGCCCAACAGCTGCTTGATGAAAAAGAGACCCAGCGGGAAATCGCCAAAAAGGATGCTGAAATCCGCATCGAAGAGGCCAAGGGTATTGCCGAAGCGCAGAAGATTATCAATACGACCCTGACCCAGAACTATCTGCAACACGAAGCCATTCAGGCGCAACTCAAGATGGCCTCTTCACCGAACCATACCACGGTATATATTCCGGCCGGGGCCAACGGGATACCGTTAATTGGCACGGTCAATAAATGATGTCTTCTCCACAAAGAGATAGCCCTGCCCTCTGACATGAGCATCACAAGGCAACTAAATTTTACCTACACCACAAACCAGAACGACCCAAAAGTATCATGAAAATAGCAGATGGAAAAACCGTTACCATTGACTACACCCTGAGCCTGAAAAACGGCGATATCATAGAAACCACCAAGGACGACGAACCTGTCACCTATGTCCAAGGCTCTGGTGAGGTTATTGAGGGACTGGAACAGGCAGTTGCAGGTCTGGAGAACGGCACGAAAAAAGATATTATTCTGCCGGTCGCCCATGCCTTTGGTGCGCACGATCCCGAGGCCCTGCTTGCAATCCCGAAAACAGATCTCCCGCCGGAATCGCTTGTTCCAGAAACCATCCTTCACGCCAACGGCCCTAAGGGACAGACCATTAACGGAAAGGTGGTAGAGGTAAAGGAGGACACGGTTATCGTGGACTTCAATCATCCCCTGGCAGGACAAGAGCTCTATTGCGCCGTCCATATTATTGATGTTCAGTAACTCCCATCCCGCCCCAGCGGACCAGGACAACAAAACATGAAAGGTGAAACCCTGGTCTGCTTTGCCCACCACTTTCAGAGAAAAGCTAAAAAAAGAGATCAGCAGGAGAAGAGAGCATGACTGAACAGCTAATAAAGAAAAAAGGGGTCTCCTTACAACAGGTCTTGTTGATTGTTGCAGGGGCAATGGTCGTAACCGTCCTGCTCACCTTCTTTGCAATCAAGACCTGGCTTTTCCCTGCACCGTTTACACCAGTGGAGCTGAATCAACAGGAAGAACAACGCTTGGAGCAAAAGCTCAGCCGCTTTGATGTCGTTGCAGCCCCTGCCGCAGCAACAACTGCACGTACACGCTCCTTTACTCCTCAGCCCGGGGATTATGATGAGCAGGGGGCCTTAAAGCCGGAACGCTATTCTGAAGAGGGGGCAAACCGAGAGATCACCTTCACAGAACGCGAGCTGAACGGGCTCTTGGCCAATAATACGGATCTGGCCCAAAAGATGGCAATAGATCTGGATACCGATGTGGTGAGCCTGCGTCTTTTGATCCCGATTGACCCTGATTTCCCGATAATGGGCGGTAAGATCCTCCGGGTTCGAGCCGGGGCAGAACTCGCCTATCGCGAGAATAAACCCGTCGTGATCCTCAAAGGGGTTTCAGTGATGGGGGTTCCGATCCCCAATGCCTGGCTGGGCGGGCTGAAGAATATTGATCTTATGCAGGAGTTTGGTGGTGAACCAGGCTTCTGGCAGAGCTTAGGAGAAGGGGTGGAAAGCATTCAGGTCCAGAAAGGTGAACTCTACGTCAAACTGAAGGAGTGAGAGAAAAGAGGGCTGTCGACTATCTGCTTGAATCCAAAAGCTGCCGGTTTGCCGTTACCAGGCGTTCGGCAATGACTCGCAGCATCAGATTCTGGATAGATTCAGCCAAGAGAGGTTCTTCTCGTTGAATGGCCTGCATAGAACTTTTTGTGAGTCGGTACACAACAGTATTCTTGTCAGCAACAATCGTTGCTGTCCGGGGAATATTGAGGCAATACCCCACTTCACCGACCATCGTGCCGATACAGATTGTTTGCAGACGAACCGGATGCTGGTTACCGGTCTGAAGATAGATTGAAATCTGCCCTGATTCAACGAAATACAGCGAATCTGAGGCCTCTCCCTGCCGTACCAGGAGTTCTTTTGCATTGAGGGTGGACTTTTGCAGATAGGATTTCAACAGGCGTATCTGTTCCCTTTGAAAACCTTTTGCAAGCAGTTGCAAGGGTAAGGCAAGACTTTCCTGCGCCCCCCCGCTGTGGGGTTCCAGCAAGGCATCTTCACACCAAGACAGGGCCCTGTCCAGGTCCGAAGCAAATCTCAGGGACTTTTCGTTCGGTCGAATCCCATTATACACCATCTGTTGCTTTAACTGGGGCGATAACGAGCTCAGTATAACTGTAAAACCGAATGAATCAGCGAGATACAGAATACGGGTGAAACAGAAGGCAGCCGAAGAATCCACCCCTGTCACCCGCCGAAAATCGATAATCAGGTACTGTAGAGGGAGCGTTGCTCGGAGCCGGGATTGCAGTTCACTGAGAATAGCATTGGCGGTGCCAAAAAAAATAAATCCATGCAGTTCAAGAACGTGGGTGTGCCACCCCAGCCTGACCAATTGCTTACGCTCGCGTGACGAACGCAAGACATTGCTGGTGAGCTCTGCGCCAGAGAGTTTACGGTAAAAGATATCTGTCCGGCTATAGCTGATCACAAAGGTAAACATCATAACGACAAAGCCCAGGACGATGCCGGTCATAAAGTTTGTCACCATGATCGTCAAGCCGATAATGGTAATCATCCCATAATCAACCAGTGGAAGCGCACTCCATTTCTTTATCAGCCAATTATAGAGGAAGGTGATCCCCTGAAAGACGAGCAGGCCACCTAACACCGCTTTGGGAACGAAAAAGAGCAGAGGCCGTCCAAAGAAGAGGATCACCAGGGGCATTATCCCGGCAATAAGACCTAAGGTCCGTGTTCGGGCCACGGTCATGTCTCGCCCCAATGAGGTGGTCCCTAACGAATGAAAGCCTATCATACCACCAGCCAATGCCGACAGAATATTGGTTTTACCTGCGGCCTCAAGTTCATGGTTCAGGTCCATATCTTTCCGCTCGCTCATCTCGATCCCACTGAGGTTCAACAAAAGGCTGATTGGAGTAATAATGAGAACCGCGCCGATATTGTCCAGCTGCCCTTGGAGTATATCCCAGCGGGCAGAGAAGAAATGTTTTGGATTAATAAAAGGCCAGCCAGATGCTAAATCCATATCTCCGAGCAGCAGCCCGGCATCAGCCGCATTTTGGATATTGCTGTCACTAGCAATCAACAAGAGATAAAAGAGTATTGCCTCGGCAAGGAGCAGGCCTGGCAAGGCTAAACTATGTTGGATGCGCCGGGTACCGATAAAGAGGAGAAGGCCAAACAGGACACCGGGGAGCCAGAGTTCCATCTCGCTGCCAGTGAATAATCTCACCAAATTTTTTGCGCTGAGATTATAGTCCACCATGGTTCCTATGCCACCAAGGAGCAGCATAATGCCGGTACCGGCCATAAAACCACCAATGACAGGATAGGGGAGATAGCGCACCAGGATGCCCAATTTAAACTTTCCCAACAGGATCAGAATCACCCCATTAAGGAGCGTTGTCAGGGCGATGAGAACAAAAATCGTAGACATAGCCGCATCTGGCGTGGTCAGGGTGGCTGTGATGGCAGAGATCGATGTTGCCATAACAACCAGAGGACTATCCTGCAGGCCAGCTATCACCCCTCTGTTCCCCGAAAAAAAACTCACACTGAGGGCAGTGACCGATACCGTAACCAAGGCCATAACGATCCCTCTCGGGAGCTCTGCGGCCAGCGGACCAACAAAAATAAGGCTGGTGAGTGAGACAGAAAAAATACTCAGGAGGGTGCCGAGAAGTACGCCTGCCGTGATTGTTGATAACCAAGCCGGGGACTGCGTTCGAATACCGACTCTTTCGGTTTTTGTTTCTTTTAATGGTACCGATGGCATAGTATTTTAATAGATCCTGCTGCAACTGTTAGTGAGTCTCTGCGGCAGGACATTCAGGACAGCTGCGGTGAATGTTGCGGCGCTCTCTGGGGGGAGGGTCAGGAAAAAAATTTGCTCGTTCTTTGCTGGCAATGCCTGCCTAACAAAAAAATCCTATAGAGAGCCTTTTCAGTTTGATGTAGTAGAAATTTTTTTGCGCAAAAGATTTTTTACTGAAGTCGTGTCGTCAGGACTCTCCTGCCGGGCCTTTTTCAGATCTTGAATAGCGTCGGAGACACATTTGTATTGTTCCCAGCCCGCGAGCTTGGCGTCCAGATCAACATGCTCCCATTTCGCATGTCCGTTTTTCTTCAACCACCCTTCATTTTTATAGATAATCCGTGCAACCTCTCCGACATCTTTACAATTCTGGTGATTTTCGTCATAATTATAGCTCATGAGAACAGCCTTTACCGCAAAGGTATTGATGGGCTCTTTTTGCCAGTTATATGTTCCGGCAGGAATGATGGACGGCACATAATGCTCAGCGATACGTTGGTTTGTTATGGAGAGAAGGTGAAGATTTTCGGTGTAGATACCTGAAAAAAGACTTACAGGGTATCCAGAAATATAAATCATCGCGTCAATAACCTCTGAGCGAAGCAGCATGAGGGCTTTCTTAGGATCCCCATACTTTGTTTCACGTGGAGTAACGCCTGCGACTTCAAAAAGAAGAGAAGCGGTCAGCGCTGTACCACTCCCTTCGGAGCCGATGGCAACGATTTTTCCTTCCAAGTCAGCAAAGGACTTGATAGAACGAGAGGCCAAGATATGGACCTCTTCATTGTACAGCGGAAAAATCATTTTGATCTGCTTGGCTATCTTATTCAGCTCACTATCACCGGAAGAGTGAATAGAGGCCAAAACATCAGACTGAACAATACCCATCTGAAGATCTTTGCGTTCATAAACATCCGCAATATTATCTAAGGAGCCATTGGAAGGGTAAACATTCAGATAGATGCCCTCCTGCTTAACCAACCTGGAGATATCGTATCCGATTTGGATATACGTTCCCTTTGTCCCCCCAGTGACAATACCCATCTCAGTTGCTGCGAATGTCGGAGAGACCAGAGAAACAACATAGACAAAAAAGGCGACAGGAGCTAAGAACGTATATGATCGTAATGAGTTCATGTGTTTTTGCACCATTAAAATAGTTTTTTCGTCAGATACGAGGTACTGACGTGCAATCTGGAATTACCTGCTGGAAGAACATAGGACGCCAACTTGGCAAGAATACGTGATGCTACCCGTTATAGCTAGTTTAACCAACTGTCGTTATAAGTCAATAAAATAACGTGCCATGTCAAAAAAAAGAACGCATAAAATCGCCTCTCTCTTACAGGAAAGCATTACCTTTATGTGGTACATATTTTTTATACATTACAAAGCAGGATATGTCTATTTTTCTTTCTCTCTAATCGTTCGTTAGCAATGAGCCGCAGTGTGCACCACAACGGCCTCAGTCTTCTAATAATTGGTAAATTATCGGCATCTGTTCACGAATCCTTTGCAATGTCAGGGCATCAATTGTTCCGCCAGTCATGGGAATGCGCCTGACATATTCCTGCAACCTTCCGGGAACTCTCCCGTACTTGTACGAATAAGGGAATTTCCCCGTATTATCGATGACGTTATTCCTGTTGTCAGGGTTAGGCACACTGATATATAGTTCACTTTCCGAAAGTTTGTTACCTGTTGCAAACAACTGTTTTTCCCTTATGTACTTATACAGCTCAACAGCTGTATTTTGCGCAGGATCAATCAGCGTTATATCTTCCTCCATATAGGGTTTATACCTGTATTCCCCATCCGCTGATCGATATTGATACAGTTCATCAAGAATCTGATGGATCTCCTGTTCCAGGTAAGGATAATGGGTGCATCCTAAAATCAGTACCTTCAATTTATTCTGCGTGTTGGAAGCGGAAGCTCTCACTTTCTCCAGCAGAGAAACAAGATGAAATCGCATATAATTAACAGGATCATTGATCTGCATTGCAGAGCAGTCTGACGCATCATTGCTGCCACAGAGCATCTTCGAGTCGGAGAAATCAAAGTGATACATGTCCAGCAGCGACGTTCTGATCCCATCTTCTGCTTCCGCAGCAGGCCCCTTGTAGTTTTGGTTCCAACCGACAGCGTGAGCATCATAGTAATCTTTATCTCCATCGATAGCTTCGGCGATGCCCGTTCCTCCCTGCGCAACAACTTCTATCTCGGCGTCTACCTGTTCCTCCTTGGCTATTTCCCTGAGAGCCTTTTCATATCCGCCTGAGCTCACAGTCCCTGCTGTTGCCAGTAAGCCTATTATTCCCCCATCAGCATTTGTAAAATGCTCCAGGGCTGCCCTTGCTCCTGCATCAATGACACCGATGACCTTGATGTTCAATCCTGTCTTGTCCATCAATAACTTAATCTTTTCCGTACCGTATGCCGTGGCGGTATTGCAGGCTATAACGATTGATTTTACAGGCAGTTTATCAGCTTTATAGGTGGTGGACTGTGCATCGGGGTAGTACCTGTTTGAGAGCAGGAACTGCACATCTTTGATAATATGTTCTTCCAGCAGAACATCCTTGCTCTCTTTATGGTAATTCCCATAGGGCATATTGGCGAGATCGCCGAGATATATAAATTTTTCCCCTTCAAAGTCGTTTGCATGATCGCCCCCGACAGTGTGGTGGATATTGTCAAACTCATCAAGATTGATAATGGAGTTAAAGACAGTCAACCCCCCTGTCCCGGAGTCGAAGATACCTATAGGTAATTTTTCTCTCTTTTTCGGATAATGTTCAACATCTATATAGAAGTAGTTATCCTTTTGGGCCAGCATGATCTGAATAATATCTTCAATGGGTTTATTCCCTGTTCGGACATGAACAGGAACGCATCCAAGAAAGGCTGACAAAAAAAGAAGGAGCAATATTTTGTAGAGCATAGCAACGGTGTCAGAAGTTTTATTTGACGTGGTTCTGTAACCAACAGCTTCAGGGACAGACCACAGGTGACAAAAATCAACACATGCGGGAGTTTTTTCCGCCCGCAGCCAGATGACAAGTTTTGCTTTCCTTGTTTTCCAGCCTCAGCACTCTCTCTTGCTTTGATATAGTAAACCTGACAGCATCAGTCCAGATTATTTTGAGAAAATTTCCTTCCTTCCTCCCTTCAAAGATCTCCCTGAAGCCCTTTCAGCACCACATCGACCTCTTTTTTAAACTGAGCCTGCTGCGAAGCTGTCAGACCATTCTTGCCGAATCGCTCCTGATAGTACAGGTGTAGGCAGAACTGGAGGCTATCAAAGGGCATCTCCAGAGAGGCTGCTGTCTGCATACGGCGAATCCAGCTGAGTGGGGGCTCCCATGGGTTTCGTTCAAAGCCCAGCTCGTGGAGGCGCTGCTCAATTCGGTCAAACGGGGAATTATGATGCTGCCCCTGTTCCGTTTGTTTACTGGTATCCATTCGCACTCGTCGAATCCTCTTCCCTGCCTGGAGTCTTCTGGCAAGGATGATCACCAGCGGAACAAGAAGGAGCCACCACCATTTTTTTACTATGCCCTCCTCTGTGCCCCAGCGCCATTGAGCAAATTTAAAGAGCATCAATGACCAGAGATCTTGAAAAAAAAGCAGGCTGGATGAAGCTGCTGCATCTTCTTCCTCGACCCAGGAAGAAGAAGTGGTATCCAGATTATGCCATAGACCATCCTGGTATACCAGGGTCCAGGCATGGGCATGGCGACTCCGAATAACAATCTGATCGCCCAACCTGCTCGGTTCATGGGCGGACCAGCCCGTTGCATAGCGAGCCGGAATGCCGCAGGCCCGGAGAATAAGGACCGTCGCTGTAGCAAAGTATTCGCAATAACCGCTACGGGAGGAGAGCAAAAAGGATGCTAAAGAGGTTCTCCCCTGTTCAGCAGCACGCAGTTTTAGAGAATACCTGAACTGGTTCTGGAAAAAATCAGCAAGCACTTGAATAACGTCTTCGGGCGTTTTTGCTTGAAGATCCAGCTCATCAATAACTTGCTGGATCGCTGGTAACTCTTCCTGAGGAACGATGAGGTCTTTTTCTGTTGGGGCCAAGTCCTTGGACGCAGCCTCATTATACTGCACCTGATAGCCGATCAGGCCGGGACCGTCTTCAACTTGAACGGCCCCCAGAGGCGTCTGTTTCAAGAGTAATACAGGAAGATTGGCTAATTGATAGGTCCCCAGAGGTAAGGTAAGCATCCCTTTCTCATGCTCCAATGGACTCCACACCGTCAATGAGCTACCGCTTCCCGGATCATCGTGCAGGTTCCAGGTCGTTTGGTCTTGCTCAGAGGTGACATTGGCGAACTGCGCAGGTGAGGCGTGCCAGCTTGTACCGCGATACAGGTTATAGCTTGATTCCCGCAACAGGACGGGACGAAACGGATTATCACCAGGTGTCACCCGGAACATGATCTGATTAGAGAGCTTGAGTTCCCCGAGATCACCTATTGCTGTGGTTCGTTTAAAGGGATCGCTGTTTCTGGCCAGCCACCAATGACTGACCATCCGCATGGCCATCCTTTGGAGATGGTAGACCCCGAAATGACCAGCATAGCCTGCTCCTGCTATAAGGGCAAAAAGGAAGATCCACAAAAACGGGGAAAAACGCCTGGAGCGCTGCGGCCAAAGGGCCCAGGCGGTAAAGAGGAGTAAGCCGATAAAAAAGCTCCCGTCTTTCATATTACCTGTCCCGGCTGCCAGCAGGCATAGGGCGGCATAGGGAGGGGCTATATCTATGGTTCTCGGCTGGTTATCTACTGCCACCACTCTGTTACGGGCAAACAGCAGCAGGGACCTCAGGTCGATCTTACTGGCAATGCTGTACTGCTGGGCAGCAAGGAGAGGGAAGCAGATGGCGGGCAACCATTTAAGGAGCTTCAACGCCGCCTTGAGGAAATCGGTTGTAAAAAGAAAAAGGGCCAAGCCAGCCAACAGGATGGTGCAGATGTCCGTGATCCGATTGAAATCAGCTAGAGAAAGCGCCCATTTGCTTTTGATGTATCTCGAGCCTTCAAGAAACAGAGCCATAGGAAGCGCTAAGGAGAGAAGGCCGGTCTGCCAGCCCCAGAAGAGGAGGATTACACCAGCAAAGAAGGGTGGAAGCGACATAAGGCTATTGGTTTTCTTCAGATGATCCTGCATCACTCTTTTGTTGTTTGATCTCGTTAAGATTACTTCGGATCAACTCAAATCATGGGTTTGCAGCCTGTTTCAAGGAGAGCTAGAGCCAGCCTTTGCTTCCCTGCAAAGAGGGTATGATTGATCCAGAGCAGATACTGAGAAGAGAGGCTCGAACGTAGATTCGAGATAAAGTCGAACCTCGCTACAAGACAGAACAAGCTCACAAGCCCGTCACCCCTTCTTCCATCTTATCCGCAGCCAACACATGAAAATTCTCCGGCTCATCTTGCATCGGACCCGCACCTCCCACCGCCTCCACCTGCTCCGTGACCACAATAACCTTCAGCGGTACGCCCACCCCTCGCAGCATCCTGACCATCTCCT is from Candidatus Electrothrix sp. GW3-4 and encodes:
- a CDS encoding DegQ family serine endoprotease, whose translation is MKQKHVIQRLSMMAIFALCFFLLTMPAGAANQENDIAMLDRSAKAFSSVVRKAGPAVVYIGVEKTNKTFNGHGQLDMFNDPFFEHFFGKKFDRFRQEPSPFKQHGAGSGFIISKDGLIMTNNHVVDDADTIRVRLADKREFTASVVGTDPQSDVALIKIDGKNLPTLPLGDSNKLEVGEWVIAIGSPFELSQTVTVGVVSAKGRSRMGINDYENFIQTDAAINPGNSGGPLLNIHGKVVGINTAIFSRSGGYMGIGFAIPINMATSVEEQLRSNGKVTRGWLGLAIQEMNEDLARSFGVNKAEGILVAEVTKGSPAEKAGIQQGDILLSLNNDKVIDVTALRNRIAMTPPGSKVSLQIFREGRKKEIPVIIAEQPANFSRVTRMRSRKNNSSLLDNMGLTLQELTPELAKQFGYAEEQGILITQVAPDTPADSVGMQAGQLIEEVNRVRVHNMAELKKAVKKGKDPNQLLLRIRAGEYSKYMVLRVDK
- a CDS encoding arginine N-succinyltransferase, producing MTEQLIKKKGVSLQQVLLIVAGAMVVTVLLTFFAIKTWLFPAPFTPVELNQQEEQRLEQKLSRFDVVAAPAAATTARTRSFTPQPGDYDEQGALKPERYSEEGANREITFTERELNGLLANNTDLAQKMAIDLDTDVVSLRLLIPIDPDFPIMGGKILRVRAGAELAYRENKPVVILKGVSVMGVPIPNAWLGGLKNIDLMQEFGGEPGFWQSLGEGVESIQVQKGELYVKLKE
- a CDS encoding SPFH domain-containing protein codes for the protein MKKGIQQHNGLKTGISIFSLLVVLLAGGLLVLLGIFGTNPNTPAGHEGYVYEKPRIFGKGGFRGELKGPSNYGISLWRNEVMNVDFRPKTYPENFKILAKDELNISFRFQSIIKVKPGTIRTVVEDYAGDAFYERYIKEPLRAMVRKHVQYLKSREIKEKRKEIAAAVSTDLQEHLKGTPFILVSSVVGNIDYPPVVTQAVEKKLAAQQLLDEKETQREIAKKDAEIRIEEAKGIAEAQKIINTTLTQNYLQHEAIQAQLKMASSPNHTTVYIPAGANGIPLIGTVNK
- a CDS encoding aminoglycoside phosphotransferase family protein, with the translated sequence MTAVCGQAASFFLPHEKIASIEPLGGGIVNDTWRLTLSSGQKYILQRLNPSVFSDPIAVQDNLRKVTKHIHSQLPAVPQLHGRDFTLFRPVTNEAGAISYQDNKGAYWRLLTHIDHARPLDSISTSSQAEEIGATLGLFHQLLATLPLDSLTDPLPGFHNTPLYLAQYDRVRFAPQNPEVEDCRRFIEQHRQDAFLLENARKHGSIGQQVIHADPKVANFLFSADKKKAISLIDLDTVKPGLLLHDIGDCLRSCCNPLGEEVVHPEEILFRTDFFSAAVNGYLETAADLLNSGDKRLLIDSVWLISFELGLRFYSDYLVNNCYFKIDYPEQNLFRARVQFALARSIKQQHDRLYALIQQTSL
- a CDS encoding FKBP-type peptidyl-prolyl cis-trans isomerase, whose product is MKIADGKTVTIDYTLSLKNGDIIETTKDDEPVTYVQGSGEVIEGLEQAVAGLENGTKKDIILPVAHAFGAHDPEALLAIPKTDLPPESLVPETILHANGPKGQTINGKVVEVKEDTVIVDFNHPLAGQELYCAVHIIDVQ
- a CDS encoding nucleotide pyrophosphohydrolase — encoded protein: MSTTSSLDPPINSLAELSAAVCQFAEQRDWDQFHNPKNLSMALIVEAAELVEHFQWLTRQESSHLNGEQQDAVAMEMADVLIYLVRMAERLDINLLDAARKKLVLNGKKYPVEQAKGRADKYTHYQTQTGKNR